aaataacatgtaggctaaatgtaaataaataaagattgagGCTAAATGTTTACAGGTGTGGAATTAATGTAAACCACAcatgttgaaataaaaacataagtGTAAACATGTGAACTAGATGTACACAAAATGCACAACATAAAATACCAGGATTCTTTCgaaattattcaaaataatgataataaaacattGAGAGGGAAAGGGGGTGTCCCAGTGATAATGCTGTTAccttacagcaagaaggtccccTGGGGGCCTTTCTGTGTGCATGTTCACCCACGTTTTAAGAATATTAAGTTATTTGAAAGCTTGACAGACAAACAGGCccggatcacatgacctcctctcatccATGGAGACCTGGCAAAGGAAAAATTGCACAAGCACACAACAGTGAAACTCATCAAAAAGCAGCTGAACGTCCTGGAGAACAAGGATCCACATCCAAACATCTGGAGCAAGGCAGGAGCCAGGAAATGACATTCAGTTTCtgaaaagcacatttttcacaaaacacatgGACTTCACCCACTGTGGGAGTGCTGATGAGTTAATTTGTAATTTcatttgggattaataaagcaaGTATGTaagaatcaatcaatctatctatctatctatctatctatctatctatctatctatctatctatctatctatctatctatctatctatctatctatctatctatctatctatctatctatctatctatctatctatctatctatctatatactTACCTACCTATTATACTGTTAGCTATCTGGACAAAAGACCATTTTACCAGTGAAAACCTGCATCTGATGCACCAACATGAGGGATTCACAGGAGATGTACAGACTACTGGTTACACACTACTGATGCACTCACATCCTGCATGTTACACACTTGTCTAACATACTTTGGTTTTGCAGGAGGAGTCCACTAAGTGTTgaactggggaccagaagtcgCCGGTTCGAGACTTGAGTTggccaaaacatttggagtgtgagctggcagtcggagctgtcagttcacctcctgagcactgccaaggtgcccttgagcaaggcaccggcTCCCCTAAAATCTGCTCATTCGgggcgcaccaggaaggagctgcccatcactctgcctcccatttgtatatacagtactgtattctGTAGCAGACAGACTCAGGACAACCTACAATATTGTTCAGGGCATTAAAAAAGTATAAAGTGAAATTTTGaaattgacctagtttttcaatgCAAGacttgtgatctaattttcatccccttgcctccgaATAAAGTGTTACGAATGCAGTCTTTGAATTCTAGGgagtctcctcttcctccccttcctccgtCCTCCTCGAGGTGTCCTGTctctttaaatgtttgaaaggGCAGCGCGCGACCTGTCCCGCTGACGTCACAGATCCATGAGGGGAAAATGGCGGCGGTGCTGGAGCGCAGCTTCATAGAAATCTGTGGATTTGAGAGGGAAACTCTGCAACGGTTCCGAGATGTGACCGTCAACCTCGGTAAAACTTCCCCCGGACGCTTTTCACTCGTGTTCTGCTGCTCTCCGACATCCAACACCTTTTATCCGCGAGGGACTGGAGTGTTATGACATGCTAACAACAGCTAGTACCGTTAACACGCTGTTTGTAAAGTTAGCGGCCGGCCTAAGATCATTTAACCTGGATTAGTCAGATTGGGTTATTTTGGGACGGGAAATAAACGTGACAAAGTACACGAAGCTATTGTCAattgttctgtctgtctgtcaaaatgTCTCTAATTAGCTTCAGCTGTGTTGTTAACCGGTAACTCCATCTGTCAGATGTGCTAACTATCGTTAACAAGACTGTTCTGTTCATCCCGTCCACCTTCTGGTGGTAAAGTCATCAAActaagtattattattattattactctgATTTTGGCCACTTTCTTTAATTAATAAATCAGAACCGTAGCTGATTATTGTGACAGTAAATTGAACGGTTAGCTCAGAATTCACGGGACTCCCATCTACACACATTGTTTTGTTACAATGGATAATAGATTAGATCAAAGGTCAGATTTGAGAAAAGCACCATATAAATGGATGAAATCCGTCAGATGCATACACACTGCCATTATGCTTCCTTCTTGTGTTTGTTCTCTGCAGGGTTGAGTGCTCTTCCTGGTGGTGTGAAGTTCCCTGACAGCGCTGGAGCCTTTCATTATGAGGAGAGTGGGAAGCTGCTGTCGATCACCAGTAACAGATTCATTCACTGGTGAGTAACACCAGCAGCTCTGCTTGTTCTCTCCAAATTTCTTTCCcaaacatgaattatttataTTGTGTCTGTACAGTACAAACACAACTTGTTAAAGGACTGAGTAAGTTCAGTGTGATTGTGCATTAACACTAACTGTGCAGGTCCACATCCGGAGATGCAGTGCAGCTGGTGGAGCAATCTCTGGACACCAACCTGCTCAATAATGCCGTCAAGCTCAAGTTCACCCACTGCACTGTGCTGCCTGGAGGAGTCAGCATCCAGGAGACCCTCAATAATGTCATCATCCTCATTTCCACCAATCAGACTGTTCACAGATTGGTGCTGCCCCACCCTTCACGCATGTACCGCAGTGTGAGTACTAAAGGGAAACGATGAACGAAGCTTGTAGTACATGAGTCTGCGATGCGGGCTCATGTTGTTACTGGCAAATTAGAGCTACAGGTGTATCATGTTTGATGCTAAAGCTAGAAGACCTGCTAGCTCATGGTATATTAACACAAGATAGACTTTTCAGGGTTGCTAACAGGTTGACTGAGTTTCTTGGAGATCCAGACACATTTAATTGAAGTAGACAGACGATAACAGTAGTACCGATACTTGATGCTGGCTGTCATCTCCAGGAGCTGGTGACAGAGCTTCACATGCAGTCCATCTTCACTGATGTGGGGAAGCTGAGTTTCCACGACCCCTCTCACAGTGCCATCATCCCCAACTCAGTGGGACAAACTGGGAGTCCCATGACTTCCACAGCATGGCTCAGTCAGTCTGGGGAGGCTCACTATGCTCTTGCTTCACCTGCTGGAGGCATTATGGTGATCACACTGCCGCCCCATGACACACAGGGTAAAGACTGCCTCCTACTTTCAACAGAAGtgcctgttgtgtgtgtatattcacgtgtgtttgtgcgttACAGGAGGTGTGTCGGTGCTGGAGCTGAAGAGGAGCTCCATGATGCAGAGGCTGTCTGGCTGGATGCCCACAGCGATCCGTGGGGAGCAGAGTCCAGCCGACTTAGTCCTGAGTTTGGCTGTCAGAGAGCTGGAGGAAGACTCCTTCATCTTCGCTCTCTGTCAGGATCACAAGCTGCGAATGTGGTCCCTCAGGGTGAGATCTTTAATCATGTCATCTGCGTAGAAAATGGAGGGTTTGGGAGACTGAATGCAGACGTACTGAGACTAAGGCTAACAGGGCGTATGGTGCTAACATACTGAGACTACAGCTAGAAGTTTTATGCTAGCCGTCACCAAATGCTCCTCTtgtgtcctcctgcaggagcaggCATGCCTGCTGGAGGCCGATATGTTGGAATACATGCCGGCCTGTAAAGGAGTGAAGCGTCTGGCTGGTCAGGGTCACCGTCTGAGGCTGGTCTTCTCCCCCACCACCGGTCTCTGCGTCTGTGTCTACCTGGCCGTACCTCAGAGAGGACAGTTCACCGTCTTGCAGCTGGTCGCCACAGAAAACAACCGCTACAGCCTCGACCACATCTCCTCGCTCTTCACCACACAGGTTAGCAGATGGTGCTTTATTACCTTAAACGTCTCCCAAACTGTTTAATGCACACATTAAAAGTCTGTCTTCCAACAGGAGACTCTTGTGGATTTTGTTCTAACCTCCTCAGACATCTGGGGTGTCTGGGTGGACGACTCCAACACCACTGTGGTCAAATACATCAACTTTGAACAGTAAGTATTCAGAGATAATCACCGAAGTGACATCATGTCTGATCTTGTTTTACTCCTGTtttgtttcaaataaataagataaagaATTTGTAGACTCATCTAAGAAAATTAATCTCCAACCAGCAAAATTCACTGAACAGCAAACGTAGCTCTGGACAATTCAAGCATTTACTGTTATACCAACGTTCACCACTATGTGTCTCCTGACTCAGCAGCGTCTGTTTAGCTTTATGGGGTGTGGATAGCTCAGTGGTCGGGGTGCTCGAGGCTCCGTCAGGACTTTGAGGTTTCAGTTACACGTGTCACCCCTTCAGCTTTCTCTATCTGTGAAGACAGAAAGCAGATTTCACTGGAGTATGcatggaaaaacatttaactgtGGGGAGTGTCTCTTTGAATGGagttttttaacacatttctaaatattggtgtgtaactgtgtgtgtctgtgttgtcctcAGTAACACAGCTGGGCAGTGGAACCAGGTGTTTGTTCAGCCGCCACCAGAAGAAGAAGTCCACATGGGCGTGGACCAGGACCCCCGAGTAAGACAGCAGCACACAAGAATCTTATATCTCAGACATTAAAGTGGGGGAAGTTtttctaataataaaatatgatacAAACATTATATCAATAAACAAAAACGAAATTTTGGCTCTAGATTGGACACCAAGAATAGATGAAAAAGGGTTTAGGTTGAAGTAAAACATGAGAAATATCAACTCATCTCTTTGTGCTTTGAGATTTAAGAGGTTAGATTTTACATAGCTTCAATAACCTATGTAAGGtgatgtacagaaaaaaatcaagtgaTTCTGAGGTTATCAGTTTTTATCAGCTTTTGTCAGAAGCGTTTGATAAGGAAAGATTTGTCTGctttttactgctttttttgtgttttcatggcaTCGGAGTCAAcatatcaggaaaaaaaaatacaggaaggcaaACACAACAGCTGCTAATGGGAAAAGAGCGGGCTTTAAATATGTTCTTACTGTAAAAATACTATTGGAGAAGAAGGGGGGCGAGGGGTTCCACTGAAGAGGTGAAAGGTGCGTCATAGGTCGGCTGAGTCCTCAGTTGTGAAGAATGTTTTAGATTTATTGGGTTTCTGTCCTCAGGCGTTTTGTATGCTGTCAGATGTGTTTATTATTAAACCCCCTTCTCACTATTCAGCCCCATTTTGGCCCCGGTCCCCAGCCTCTAGTTGTTCTTGGCCTGTCTGTTTCCTCTTTATCTCACTGTGTAGCTATGCAATGAGAGAGACCCACACTATCATCCCTGTAGTCCTCCCCCACTTCCACAGCAGATGCAGAATTGCCGTGTGAAAGTTCCTTTTGTGGTTTGTGAGGTCTCAGTCCTGCATTCACACTTCAGCGTCGAGAGTGCAGATGGATCCGATCACAGCTACACAAATCTCGAGTTAAAACTCTCTAGTTTTCCTCTGTGCCAGTGGATTTATTCCTGTTCGTTCGTGGCATCTAAATTAGTGATCAAAAGTAACAAAcgataaataaatgattgaaaACATACAACAGATTTCAACAGAAttccaaataaaagaaagaagagtgTGTTGTGCTAACTTGGCTCTAACTGTTCATTCATCATATTGACCGATTGAATATCCTGTGTGTTATATTAACAGGAGACGTACCTGGAGGTTCTCTTCTCCCCTCTACGCTTCACAGCGTCCTCCATAGTTAAAGCTCTGCAGGTGAGTGACTAGATAAAGCTCTGCAGTTGAGGTGATCATGTACCAGATGCAGCACAAAGCGTTAGCACAGCCTCACAGCCTGAGCGGCGCACCGACGTTCACACCGCATCTACCTGCTCTGGTTGTGTTTTTAGATCTACCGCAGAGGCTCAGACAGGATCTCTGATTTGTCCTGGGAGAGTCTGAAGAAGGAGGTGACCGTAGCTGTAGAGAGCGAGGTAACGTTTCTGCTGTGAAGGAATCAGTAACTAAACTGTCGTTTAGGTTTGTTTCAGACTTTCCATTTTGATTTTAGAATCAGAAAGGGTGTAATGACCGGGTTTCCTTGCCTgtcttcctcctgcagctgcaggGCAGCGTGACGGAGTTTGAGTTTTCCCAGGAGGAGTATCGTCTTCTGCAGGTGGAGTTCTGGTCCAAGTTTTACGCCTGTTGTCTTCAGTACCAGGAGGCTCTGTCCATGCCTCTGGGCCTGACGGTCAGTCAGCACACCGGCATGGTGTGCCTGCTGAAGAAGGTAAAGCTGCTGCTCTTGTGGAGCTCCACATCTGCTGAAACAGAGACATGACGAGTGTGTGCAGTCACATCTTTCACCAGTAACTGTCTTGTGGACACTCTGCTGCGTGTTCCAGGGGTTCGTGTCCTTCTTGCTGCCTTGCTTTGCTGTGGATCATCTGTACCTGTCCTATGACGAGTACCTGTTCACAGAGGAGGAGACGCCCATCACTGAGGGTACGCTCCTGTTTGCAGAAAGATGGCCGACGCAGCGTCACGTGACCTGaaagctggattttttttttttttgaacagtcATTCTGCTGTTTTGAGACTAACATGTACGTCTTGTCACATGTGTGGTGGCGTGTTCTTCAGACCCTGAGGTGGGCCGTGACGTTCTGCAGCTGGTTCAGTGTCTGCGCCTGGTTAGCGACGCCGTTTCTGGAGAGATGGCATACGAGATGGAGAAGGCTCTGGAGCACCTGCAGTCACCGGAGAGGGCGGCGGAACTCGTGCTGGAGAACATGCTGTCCAACGACAAGTCAGTCACATGACACTCACGACTTTCGTAGTGAACCTGGTCTAATAGTAACAGCTGCAGTAAACAAACACTTAATGTTTTAGTCTTGAGTTTCAGGAAGAGATGGAAGTTTGTGGTTTTCTTAAGTTTTGTTCTTATTCTTTGAGATTTAAAGCTCTAACATCCCGTTTAGATTTTAACACACTAACCCAGAACACATATGATAGTTTAgttgttaaatatttatgtttccTGTAGTGACAACGTCATCGAGGACATCCAGAACAAACTGCAGGACATCCGTAACCCGATGGCGGCCATGATGGTCCTTCTCAGGGAGATGGACCTGGAGACTGATGCAGAGGCGGGGGAAGGACCCCTCGTACCCGGTATGAGACTTAAACAAACAGGTGAAGGTGACTTTATGTATCACCTGACCCACATAGATATGAGATATGCCTTGAGTAATCCCACAAGAGGAAATTCCAAATTACAGTAGCACCAATAAAGCAGGTAAAACTAGCAGAAGTCCAActgagacaggaagtacaaaaaGTGGTATTAGAAAtctcatctgaaaaaaaatctcaataatatttaaaaactcATGTATGCATTGGACAGATTTATATGTACACCTgtttacacccacacacaaatgtatgtatatgaatatgtgtgtgttactcagGCATTGCACAGATTACTCAGAGCAGTTTTTGCTGTAGTCTAACTTCAACTTCACACACTTTGGGTGGAGCATCCTGTTTCTGATGGAGTGAGTTTGTTGGAGGGGGTGGGAATCATTAACTCTCATGGAGGACAGCTTGGCTCTctctcccccacctcctccacaaGTTCCAGAGGGCGTCCGAGGACGGACCCATGTAGACTCCTGATACAGAGCCATGACTTAGTGAAGGTGTGTCCTGTTCTTTAACACTccgttgtttttttcctggttcTTGTCTTGCAGGTCAGAGCCTGAACACCAGGATCAGTCTGTCTCAGCTGTACGGCAGCAGCTCAGCGGCATCTGTGGTCTGTCAGGCCGTCTGTCACATGACCATGACCAGAGCCCTGTTCTGCAGAGACATGTTAATCCTGCAGAAACTCTACCTGCGCTTCGGAGACAACGTAGGCACACAGAGACTACAGTTGGTGGCGCTCTGCCGCTAGTTTTACCGACAGGAAACGTTAAAGGCGCCATCTGCTGGAGCATAAAGCAAATTATGTCTGTTCATGATTGAATCAAgtaattggtgtgtgtgtgtgttcaggtgtttctGAGTGGGggtgctcagctgctgcagctccagcaggaGCTGATCCCACGGAGCtcccacctcc
This region of Antennarius striatus isolate MH-2024 chromosome 4, ASM4005453v1, whole genome shotgun sequence genomic DNA includes:
- the nup160 gene encoding nuclear pore complex protein Nup160, which translates into the protein MAAVLERSFIEICGFERETLQRFRDVTVNLGLSALPGGVKFPDSAGAFHYEESGKLLSITSNRFIHWSTSGDAVQLVEQSLDTNLLNNAVKLKFTHCTVLPGGVSIQETLNNVIILISTNQTVHRLVLPHPSRMYRSELVTELHMQSIFTDVGKLSFHDPSHSAIIPNSVGQTGSPMTSTAWLSQSGEAHYALASPAGGIMVITLPPHDTQGGVSVLELKRSSMMQRLSGWMPTAIRGEQSPADLVLSLAVRELEEDSFIFALCQDHKLRMWSLREQACLLEADMLEYMPACKGVKRLAGQGHRLRLVFSPTTGLCVCVYLAVPQRGQFTVLQLVATENNRYSLDHISSLFTTQETLVDFVLTSSDIWGVWVDDSNTTVVKYINFEHNTAGQWNQVFVQPPPEEEVHMGVDQDPRETYLEVLFSPLRFTASSIVKALQIYRRGSDRISDLSWESLKKEVTVAVESELQGSVTEFEFSQEEYRLLQVEFWSKFYACCLQYQEALSMPLGLTVSQHTGMVCLLKKGFVSFLLPCFAVDHLYLSYDEYLFTEEETPITEDPEVGRDVLQLVQCLRLVSDAVSGEMAYEMEKALEHLQSPERAAELVLENMLSNDNDNVIEDIQNKLQDIRNPMAAMMVLLREMDLETDAEAGEGPLVPGQSLNTRISLSQLYGSSSAASVVCQAVCHMTMTRALFCRDMLILQKLYLRFGDNVFLSGGAQLLQLQQELIPRSSHLLSSYYLLKNVSQSLASSVPVDIIDANLQHLTVLELSDTPALSSRSALSPQTVVELFYQTTARKMIISQIYSQQQSNALLHWSHMISNVVHLLAQLLWPSNPNFQFPECLMANCQYTQLQEYVRLTGPWCQTNIGSCCFMLGQCYLANGEGQKALQCFQEAATEVEKEDFLVRLTGAEEEEAASTPRLQYYNKVLRLLEDVGLPELVIQLASLTITEASNDVNSQAALWTRIFKHHLDLGHNSEAYEALTQNPDCSMQLDCLRQLVVVLCERSQLQDLVQFPYVSLHDEVVSIIESRARGLDLLSHNYYELLYAFHINRHNYRKAGTVMFEFGMRLGREVRTRLGLQKQVNCYLAALNCLRLIRPEYAWIVQPAAGAVYERPGASPKRNSDGELTSEPVKRQVDILELKDLEKEYILSRSRLTLAQHHPPSAAIAGSASAAEMVALLVQTGLFDSALSVCQTFKLSLTPVFEGLTFKCIKFQFGGEETQNEAWSWLAANQLSSVVNTKESSATDEAWRLLASYLDRYTSTNAQYHRCVINKLLSHGIPLPDWLVTSYKAVDAASLLRLFLNFDLLDDAAELVLEYIDALQGKGHQYFGIEGPLSETASPVWLPYTAVDQLLQALNETQTNSSLYNKVRDRLDDYHKLVEQTTKQRLNAR